CGGTCAGCTATCCAGCTGCCTATGAGAAATGTATTGCAGTCGGAGCTACAAGATATGACGGAAGTCGCACGTATTACTCAAATTACGGTGAAACCCTGGATATTATGGCCCCGGGGGGAGACATGAGGGTAGACCAGAGCGGGGATGGTTATGGAGATGGAATCCTTCAGAATACATTCAACACTACAACTAAAGACCCTACAGACTTCGGTTACTGGTTCTTCCAGGGAACATCCATGGCAACTCCACATATATCAGGCGTTGCCGCATTGTTGATATCCGAAGGAGCAAACGGGCCCGACGAAGTAAGGGCTGCAATACAAAACACAGCTGTAGATCTGGGAACTTCGAGTTGGGATAGTTATTACGGATACGGGCTTGTAAACGCAACTGCTGCCCTTAACTACGTTCAGGGAGCCAACTGTACACAATCCTCAGGTAGCTGAAGCAGGAAGCCCGTGTGCCTGAATCGCATGAACTGCAATAAAAGTTGATGTTTAGCTTCATACGACTCTGACGAAAGCATCATGTCATATGAATGAACTTTAGTTGATAAACTTCTGGAAAAACAGAAACCTTGTTTTCACGGTGCGATTCCAAGGACATCCTCAACGTATGCCCTTAAAAGTTCTGCAACGCTCCATGCCTGAGCAATGCAGCCATCCGGAGAGTAAGGATAATTACCATCAAATAGCTCAGAAACCGTACCTATACCTGCTATTTCAAGATGTGTATCAAAGCCCTGGAGCAGAGAGCGCATATCCTCAAGACTCTTTTTCGAATAGTTGTGCACTTTTCTATAGGCTTTAACATAGGGTCCGAGAAGCCATGGCCAGACTGTTCCATTGTGGTAAGCTGAGTCCCTTCCTTCAGGCCCTCCCTTATAAAACCCTATATAAGAAGGATTATCCGCTGAGAGTGTCCTGAGCCCGAAAGGCGTGAGCAGATCTTTTTCTACCCGGTCTACAATAGCCTTTTCTTTTTCCGGAGAAAGCATGGTGTAAGGGAGAGAGACAGCAAAAATCTGGTTCGGACGAATTGAAGGATCTTTAATCTGATTTCCTTCTTTATCCTCAGATACGATATCATAGAGGCAGTTAGCTTCCGGGTTCCAGAAGACTTTTTCAAAGTTAGAGGCAACTCCGGCTGCAAGAGTATCATATGAAGAGGTTTCTTTGCCAAGCAGATCTCCCAGGCTGCAAGCAGTTCTAAGAGCATTATACCAGAGAGCATTAATCTCACATGCTTTACCTGCTCTTGGAGTCACCGGATTATTGTTTACTTTAGCATCCATCCAGGTCAGCTGAGGACCCTGCTTGATAAGGTAATCAGAATCCATTCCAATCCCAAAGTCCGTACCTTTGCTGTAATTATCTATTATTTCTTCCACAGTTTCCCATATATCCGAAAGGAACAGGAGATCTTCGGTATATGCAAAATAACGGCTCAGGGAGTGAATAAACCACAGGGATGCGTCAACTGTATTATAGGCTGGCTCTCCTCCAAAAGCCGGGAAATTATTGGGGATCAAGCCTTTCCTGCAATTACCGGCAAAATTTTTTAGTATGGATTTGGCATCTTCAAAACGCCTGGGGATCAAAACCAGACCAGGCAGAGAGATCATTGCATCCCTCCCCCAGTCTGAGAACCAGGGATAACCGGCTATTATTGTCTTTTCACCTGTGGAAGGGTGTTTTACGATAAAAGAGTCCGTTGCCCTGAGAAGTTTGAGTGCGAAAGGTTCGGTAAGCCTTGAATTAAAAGCAAAAAGATTCTGTCGGTAAACCTCTCTTGTATAGAGATCTTCAGCTTTTTCGAGAGTAAAAGAAGAAATATTTTCAGTTGAAGCAGCAATAAAAAAATAAGAGGTCCCCAATTTAAGTTTACTTTCAAAGTAACCGGGATTGAAGTTGTCTTCCTGGAATGAGAGCCCCCGGTCTTTCTCAATATCGTATTCGAAGTTATAGTACCACTTTGGCTCGGCATGGTACTGGAGATTGGATGAAAGCCAGAAAACAAAACCATTAGAGCTTTCCAGTTTCACTCCTTTAGGTTCAGTTCTCTGAGAAAAAGAGATATCATTAGAACGTGTGGTCCCATGAAAGCTTCTTGCGTTCACCAGAGGAGAGATTCTCAGCAAAGCTCCCTCCCTGCGACACCTTATCTCATAGAGAACGCATGTCGTGTTACTATTGTGAACCATGAAAATCTTTTTTTTCACGGTAAAGTCTCCGGGCTGGTAAACCCAGAGAGGAGAAGGTGCCAGGATAAACTTGGAAAGATGAGTAAATCCTTCTGGATGAACTGTACCTGGATATTTGTGGGTTGCAAGCGGATAGGTCTCTTCATTTATAGAAAGCTCTTCATCCAGGGAGGAGAGCAGTAAAACCCTTCCAGGGGAATTCTTCGGAGCCGCAACAAGGAGTCCATGGTAGGTTCTTGCCCCAGCTCCAATGATAGTAGATGAAGCATATCCTCCGATCCCGTTCCCTACTATCCATTCTCTTTTTATACCTTCTTCATAAGTATGAAACGAATCTGTTCCAAGTCTGATCCCACTCATACATACCTGATTAGGATTTGATTTCTTATATAGTTGTACGTTTAGAAAGAGGTTTAAACAGAGAAGTAGGCATACGGTATAATAAGTTTTAAGATAATTATATTTAAATTGTAAACATAAACTATTTTAGCTGTGCAGGACATAAGAAAGTGAGAATCATGAAGCAAGACCTTTTAGAACTCCTTGTTGATATCTTCAAATCATCCGGATACAATGTCATAATATCCAGCCAGTATGACATCCTTGTAGAGAAAAATGGGCATAAGGCTTATGTCATGTGTGCCCTGAGACCAGACTACGAGGAAATAAGATCTTTTTCGGAAAAGATAAAAGGTTGTACCGGAATCTATGTGATGACCCAGAAAACTTCGGGAGAACTGAATGATTACGCAGCCGAACTCGGGATATATATCTGGGACAGGGACGAACTGGCTCTTCAGATAGGAAGAGCGGTTCTGGCAAACATGGAAAGAAAATTAAGAGATTGTCAGACAGAATCCGAAATATCTCCAAATGAACATAAAGAACAGGCAGCCTCTGCCCCGGAATCTGCCGAAGAAAACTGGGAGGAGGAAGATTTCGAACAGGAGTCCTGTTCCGCAGGGGAACTTGTACCGCTTCAAGAGATGTCGAGAGAGACAGAAAGGATCTCTTTTGAATCAAGAATCATGTCGCCAGTTGAGGAGAGAAAGCCTTTAAAGAGGCTGGAGAAAAATGAGGATTCTAGAGCCGAACAGTATGAGATGCTGAACATTCAGTCTGTAGAACCAAGGATTTCTAAAGATCAGGCAATTATTATTGCAAAACCCTATCTTAGCAGCCCTAAAGATGCAGTTCTGAAATTCGTACCTTTCTGGAAGTATTCTTATAGCGTTGAAGCCGAAAAGCGGTTCAGGTCAAAAGTCATGAGTATTACAGGAGAAGGAAAAGGTTTTCTTAACGCTCTGAATAAGTCAAGAGAAAAAATGGACATAGAAGGACTTGGAATACCTACCAAAATTCCGGCAGTGCAATACGAGCTAAAGCGGCCGAATGTGGATAAAAAACAGGCAGAAAAGGTCCTTCTTGATTTAATTATACAGGAAAATACACGCGAAATGCGTTTTAATAACCTGGAAGGACAGGCAATTATTTATGAACAAAAGAGTATAAGCCCAAAAGCCGACGAAATAGAACTCGATATGGA
The genomic region above belongs to Methanosarcina horonobensis HB-1 = JCM 15518 and contains:
- a CDS encoding amylo-alpha-1,6-glucosidase, whose product is MSGIRLGTDSFHTYEEGIKREWIVGNGIGGYASSTIIGAGARTYHGLLVAAPKNSPGRVLLLSSLDEELSINEETYPLATHKYPGTVHPEGFTHLSKFILAPSPLWVYQPGDFTVKKKIFMVHNSNTTCVLYEIRCRREGALLRISPLVNARSFHGTTRSNDISFSQRTEPKGVKLESSNGFVFWLSSNLQYHAEPKWYYNFEYDIEKDRGLSFQEDNFNPGYFESKLKLGTSYFFIAASTENISSFTLEKAEDLYTREVYRQNLFAFNSRLTEPFALKLLRATDSFIVKHPSTGEKTIIAGYPWFSDWGRDAMISLPGLVLIPRRFEDAKSILKNFAGNCRKGLIPNNFPAFGGEPAYNTVDASLWFIHSLSRYFAYTEDLLFLSDIWETVEEIIDNYSKGTDFGIGMDSDYLIKQGPQLTWMDAKVNNNPVTPRAGKACEINALWYNALRTACSLGDLLGKETSSYDTLAAGVASNFEKVFWNPEANCLYDIVSEDKEGNQIKDPSIRPNQIFAVSLPYTMLSPEKEKAIVDRVEKDLLTPFGLRTLSADNPSYIGFYKGGPEGRDSAYHNGTVWPWLLGPYVKAYRKVHNYSKKSLEDMRSLLQGFDTHLEIAGIGTVSELFDGNYPYSPDGCIAQAWSVAELLRAYVEDVLGIAP